The DNA region TTGAAGCCGCACAACAGCACCTCAACAAATCCCCGAACAACTCATCCTCCATGTCATCCTCACGCACGGTTGTTCTCGATGTCGTTGGCCTTTCCTCATCGCTGATCAGCGCGGAAAATACGCCCAACATCCTGCGTTTCGCGGATGCGCACGGCGGAGTGACACCATTCTCGCCCACCTTCCCGGCGGTCACTTGTTCCGCCCAGAGCACCTTCCTCACGGGGGAGTCGCCGGCATCCCACGGCATTGTCGGCAATGGCTGGTACAACCGCGAGCTGTGTGAGGTCCAGTTTTGGAAGCAACCCGACCAATTGGTCAAGGGTAGCAAGATCTGGCACAAGCTGCGCGAAATGCGGCCCGATGCCACCACTGCCAAAGTGTTCTGGTGGTACAACATGTACTCGGAAGTCGAGTACTCGCTCACCCCTCGCCCGATGTACCCAGCCGACGGCCGCAAGGTTTTCGACATCTACACCCATCCGGCGAACATTCGCTTCGATATCCAACGAGACGACGAACTCGGTCCGTTTCCATTCTTCAACTTCTGGGGCCCAAAAGCAGGCATCGGCTCGTCGCGCTGGATCGCCGACTCCGCGATGTGGGTCGAGGAAAAGCACTCGCCTACTCTCTCATTAGTCTACCTGCCGCATCTCGACTACCCATTGCAAAAAGTCGGACCGGACCACGAGTCCATCCCCGCAGAGCTCCAGGCCATCGATTCCATTGTCGGTGAGTTGATCGACTTCTACCAAAGCCGCGGCGTCACCGTCCAGATCCTCTCGGAATACGGCATCGAGCCGGTGGACCAGCCGATCCACATCAACCGCATCCTCCGCGATGAAGG from Sulfuriroseicoccus oceanibius includes:
- a CDS encoding nucleotide pyrophosphatase/phosphodiesterase family protein produces the protein MSSSRTVVLDVVGLSSSLISAENTPNILRFADAHGGVTPFSPTFPAVTCSAQSTFLTGESPASHGIVGNGWYNRELCEVQFWKQPDQLVKGSKIWHKLREMRPDATTAKVFWWYNMYSEVEYSLTPRPMYPADGRKVFDIYTHPANIRFDIQRDDELGPFPFFNFWGPKAGIGSSRWIADSAMWVEEKHSPTLSLVYLPHLDYPLQKVGPDHESIPAELQAIDSIVGELIDFYQSRGVTVQILSEYGIEPVDQPIHINRILRDEGWITVKDELGLELLDAGASRAFAVADHQFAHVYLNDHSLTDAVRTLLERTPGIASVVTPEELGWPADSTAADRAGDLIAIAEAGSWFTYYYWVDDALAPDFARTIDIHRKPGYDPAELFIDPELKFPALKIAKFLAKKKLGLRGLLDVIPLDASLVKGSHGRIDVPEHHRPVFIGLNSKKITADTDVQAAILETLG